One genomic window of Desmospora activa DSM 45169 includes the following:
- a CDS encoding extracellular solute-binding protein, with protein sequence MAKKYLIFSFLAMITLLVVLAGCSSSSAQKKKELRIWTFTDEAKYAVEKFQEKHPDIDVDLLFITNDNYVQKLISVLQVEKNVPDVFFVEKSYWPQIRQIPRLENLSQEPYNAEEILDQQYQYIQDNERDEEGIVRGLGYQGTPGGFFYRRDLTQKYLGTDDPEEVSKLISSWDKIMDIGERVVEESNGKVHALPSWEDIGSVESSNIKEPWIVDDKLVIDSVRLNQLDLVKEARERKVVANYEAWGPAWTVSMQQGTVMFYAQPTWGLPHIFERNAPETSGKWGLAHGPKAFSGGGTFLAMYNQSENKDLAWEFMKFYTTDRDFLKELAESEQYFLSNQEINTELAPELTSDFLGGQKYFEFFDEAGEEVPSAPQTPYDNDINALWSEKVNDYLNGRLKTKEDMIQTFKTEVGRHFPEIQVD encoded by the coding sequence ATGGCAAAAAAATATTTAATATTTAGTTTCCTAGCGATGATAACTTTACTAGTTGTACTTGCCGGTTGTTCATCTTCATCAGCTCAGAAGAAGAAAGAACTTAGAATTTGGACATTCACTGATGAAGCTAAATATGCTGTGGAAAAGTTTCAAGAGAAACACCCCGATATTGATGTAGACCTCCTTTTTATTACCAATGATAACTATGTACAAAAACTAATTTCCGTTTTACAAGTAGAAAAAAACGTCCCCGATGTGTTTTTTGTAGAAAAGAGTTATTGGCCTCAGATTAGACAAATCCCAAGGTTAGAAAATTTATCGCAAGAACCTTATAACGCAGAAGAAATACTAGACCAGCAATATCAATATATCCAAGATAATGAAAGAGATGAGGAAGGCATAGTAAGAGGATTAGGATATCAAGGTACTCCAGGCGGCTTTTTCTATCGACGTGATCTAACGCAAAAATACCTGGGGACAGACGATCCGGAAGAAGTAAGTAAATTGATCTCTAGCTGGGATAAAATCATGGATATCGGAGAGAGAGTAGTTGAGGAAAGTAATGGAAAAGTCCATGCATTGCCCAGCTGGGAAGATATTGGTTCTGTAGAAAGTTCGAATATAAAGGAGCCTTGGATTGTCGATGATAAGTTAGTGATTGACTCAGTCAGGCTGAATCAATTGGATCTGGTGAAAGAAGCTAGAGAGAGGAAGGTGGTTGCGAATTATGAAGCTTGGGGCCCTGCCTGGACTGTTTCTATGCAGCAGGGAACGGTTATGTTCTATGCCCAGCCAACATGGGGACTTCCTCATATTTTTGAAAGGAATGCCCCTGAAACATCGGGTAAATGGGGATTAGCTCATGGACCAAAGGCTTTTAGCGGCGGCGGTACTTTCTTAGCCATGTATAACCAAAGCGAGAATAAAGACTTAGCTTGGGAGTTTATGAAATTTTATACCACGGATCGAGACTTTCTAAAAGAATTGGCAGAGAGCGAGCAGTACTTTTTAAGTAACCAAGAGATCAATACCGAATTAGCTCCAGAATTAACCTCAGACTTTTTAGGGGGTCAGAAATACTTTGAATTCTTTGATGAGGCAGGTGAAGAAGTGCCTTCTGCTCCCCAAACACCCTATGACAATGATATTAATGCTTTGTGGAGTGAAAAGGTAAATGATTATTTAAACGGCAGATTAAAGACGAAAGAAGATATGATTCAAACATTTAAGACAGAAGTCGGTCGCCATTTTCCGGAAATTCAAGTGGATTAG
- a CDS encoding formylglycine-generating enzyme family protein, with amino-acid sequence MRKPIVTYLLMAMIVVVSACSQQNPQEDDNFVFVKGGTFTNTQSNYYGKSVTISDFYIGKYEVTQKEWIEVMESNPSAFKGDRLPVQMVSWYDAIEYCNKRSIKEGLEPYYNIDKNKKDPNNKSEHDQIKWTVTVNEGANGYRLPIEAEWEYASSGGQLSQGYTYSGSNHADEVAWYWRNAGDQYLTGDWNWSSIENNNNQTKSIGVKKPNELGLYDMSGNVREWCWNWYGDLDSDSGSFRVVKGGGWIGDVSNNEISFRGKFEASGIGPDQGFRVVRGE; translated from the coding sequence ATGAGAAAGCCAATTGTGACTTACCTCTTAATGGCAATGATAGTTGTGGTCAGCGCTTGTTCCCAACAAAATCCTCAAGAGGATGATAACTTTGTATTCGTCAAAGGTGGGACTTTTACGAACACACAATCCAACTACTATGGAAAAAGTGTAACAATATCGGACTTTTATATCGGAAAATATGAGGTAACTCAGAAAGAGTGGATTGAAGTAATGGAAAGCAATCCGTCAGCATTCAAAGGAGACCGTTTGCCGGTACAAATGGTGAGTTGGTATGACGCGATTGAGTACTGTAATAAAAGGAGTATAAAAGAGGGCTTGGAACCGTATTACAATATAGACAAGAATAAAAAAGACCCCAATAACAAGAGTGAGCACGATCAGATAAAATGGACAGTAACGGTCAATGAGGGAGCCAATGGTTACCGATTGCCGATTGAAGCGGAGTGGGAATATGCTTCAAGTGGAGGTCAGTTGAGCCAGGGTTACACATACAGCGGAAGCAATCATGCAGATGAAGTAGCATGGTATTGGAGAAACGCTGGAGATCAATACTTAACAGGAGATTGGAACTGGTCTAGCATAGAAAACAACAATAATCAAACAAAATCGATCGGTGTCAAGAAACCCAACGAGTTAGGACTTTACGATATGTCAGGTAATGTAAGAGAATGGTGCTGGAACTGGTACGGAGACTTGGATAGTGATAGCGGTTCTTTCCGGGTTGTGAAGGGCGGCGGTTGGATCGGCGATGTCAGCAACAACGAGATATCTTTTCGGGGCAAGTTTGAGGCGAGTGGTATTGGCCCCGATCAAGGTTTTCGTGTGGTTCGCGGCGAGTAA